A genomic window from Glaciihabitans sp. INWT7 includes:
- a CDS encoding peptidylprolyl isomerase, which yields MSASKNAERDAREARERLRRYNARQSVHNLQVSRRRRDNIIAIVGVVVIAALATLTQVFYFTAGPGMPTPSASPSPSSSPAAGKNVGDVPAKTIAENRTWTGELTLNDAKLGISLDGANAPQATSVFIDLAKKNFYTTTGATCHRLTNGDSFKLIQCGSVDGKGAGDVGFSFGPLENVPTDGVYPAGTIAMARGDSAYSQSSQFFITYADTNLPSTTGGYTIFGKVTSGLPEFVSGIADAGVTPSASGTIDGAPVVPTKITQLTVQ from the coding sequence GTGTCAGCAAGCAAGAACGCCGAGCGGGACGCGCGCGAGGCTCGCGAACGTCTCCGCCGCTACAACGCCCGGCAGTCCGTGCACAACCTCCAGGTCTCCCGGCGCCGGCGTGACAACATCATCGCCATCGTCGGCGTCGTCGTGATTGCAGCCCTCGCCACCCTCACCCAGGTCTTCTACTTCACCGCCGGCCCTGGGATGCCCACGCCGAGCGCCTCCCCGTCACCGTCGAGCAGCCCGGCAGCGGGAAAGAACGTGGGCGATGTTCCGGCCAAGACGATCGCGGAGAACCGCACCTGGACGGGCGAACTCACCCTCAATGACGCGAAGCTGGGGATCTCGCTCGACGGCGCGAACGCCCCCCAGGCCACCTCTGTCTTCATCGACCTTGCGAAGAAGAACTTCTATACGACGACCGGCGCAACCTGCCACCGCCTCACCAATGGCGATTCGTTCAAACTCATCCAGTGCGGTTCGGTCGATGGCAAGGGCGCCGGCGATGTGGGCTTCAGCTTCGGGCCACTAGAGAATGTGCCCACGGACGGCGTCTATCCCGCGGGAACCATTGCAATGGCCCGAGGGGACTCCGCCTACTCGCAGAGCAGCCAGTTCTTCATCACCTATGCCGACACGAATCTGCCCTCCACCACCGGGGGCTACACCATCTTCGGCAAGGTCACGAGCGGACTCCCCGAGTTCGTGAGCGGCATCGCCGATGCCGGCGTCACCCCCTCTGCGAGCGGCACTATAGATGGTGCTCCCGTCGTTCCGACGAAGATCACGCAACTGACCGTGCAATAG